From the Fibrobacter succinogenes genome, one window contains:
- a CDS encoding glycogen synthase, translating to MNILVVTPEAGNWKVPSPLATAVNCITQAFANAGSQVVTCSPFYKDHIIDSDKYHCVFKGVEALQNKPFEVWRSDDDPLHTYIYNEEYFGRPYVYGPPHSPPYSDNHLRFAMFASAVLTYSAQSNFHFQAILGHEWGGALVGALCHTVYQETFHNIPFFFNVHNITYDFHVQPSEIEKIGLPRKDFNMDGYEFWGKISLLKAGILYANKVLFPSSGYRDAMLNTNLPGGLSGFLNRNSEKLLGIQFGVNYKFWDFNDEAKLPIKEAKRRAKASLGRQFDMDLSNKLIIYSHMDMESGNASETLATILSDIAKQNALIIVGISPEHPEWNYYQEVSHQYSNFVRVLQFDSEEANNREKLRDTLAASDILFAANLQEPSASIILKAMAAGTLPLTGRNVGIASMLTDYTLETAGEANAFLVDDANAPHQMLRRIKDAINVYNTEVADWDKCVVNAYSGFHYEWAKTISKYLLTLGELGL from the coding sequence ATGAATATACTCGTCGTAACTCCAGAAGCGGGGAACTGGAAGGTACCGAGCCCCCTCGCTACCGCAGTAAACTGCATCACTCAGGCATTTGCCAATGCCGGTTCCCAAGTTGTAACTTGTTCGCCGTTCTATAAAGACCACATTATCGATTCCGACAAGTATCATTGCGTTTTTAAAGGTGTCGAAGCGTTGCAGAACAAGCCGTTCGAAGTTTGGCGTTCTGATGACGACCCTCTCCACACCTATATATATAATGAGGAATATTTCGGTCGCCCTTATGTTTACGGCCCACCGCATTCCCCTCCCTATAGCGATAACCACCTAAGATTCGCCATGTTCGCCTCGGCTGTGCTCACATACAGCGCGCAGAGCAACTTTCATTTCCAGGCAATCCTCGGTCACGAATGGGGCGGCGCTCTTGTTGGCGCACTTTGCCATACGGTCTATCAAGAAACTTTCCACAATATTCCGTTTTTCTTCAACGTCCATAACATCACTTACGACTTCCATGTACAGCCCAGCGAAATCGAAAAAATCGGGCTCCCGCGCAAGGACTTCAACATGGACGGCTACGAGTTCTGGGGCAAAATCAGCCTCCTCAAGGCCGGTATCCTGTATGCAAACAAGGTGCTGTTCCCGTCGTCGGGCTACCGCGACGCCATGCTCAACACGAACCTCCCCGGCGGCCTCAGCGGGTTCCTCAACCGCAACAGCGAGAAGCTCCTGGGTATCCAGTTCGGCGTGAACTACAAGTTCTGGGACTTCAACGACGAGGCAAAGCTCCCCATCAAGGAAGCAAAGCGCAGAGCGAAGGCGAGCCTCGGGCGCCAGTTCGACATGGACCTTTCGAACAAGCTTATCATATACAGCCACATGGACATGGAATCGGGCAACGCTTCCGAAACGCTAGCGACAATCCTTTCGGACATCGCTAAGCAGAACGCCCTCATCATTGTGGGCATTTCGCCAGAGCACCCCGAATGGAACTACTACCAGGAAGTTTCGCACCAGTACAGCAACTTCGTCCGCGTTCTCCAGTTTGACTCCGAAGAAGCGAACAACAGAGAAAAACTCCGCGACACACTCGCCGCCTCTGATATTTTGTTCGCGGCGAACCTGCAAGAGCCGTCCGCCTCGATTATCCTCAAGGCCATGGCAGCCGGTACGCTCCCGCTCACAGGCAGGAACGTAGGCATCGCAAGCATGCTCACCGACTACACCCTTGAGACCGCCGGCGAAGCAAACGCATTCCTCGTCGATGACGCCAACGCCCCGCACCAAATGTTGCGCCGCATCAAAGACGCCATTAATGTGTACAACACGGAAGTCGCCGATTGGGACAAATGCGTAGTGAACGCTTATAGCGGGTTCCATTACGAATGGGCGAAGACAATTTCAAAATATTTACTAACTTTGGGTGAGCTGGGGCTTTAG
- a CDS encoding outer membrane lipoprotein carrier protein LolA: MKFSPRFFVFLSLALVQGVFALTADQVLDKSKAWFKSGKAWSLNFRAQMFQVDSPDVQTQSGTLVVAEGDKFKLDLLGIKFYSDGESLWQWNVEQKQVLIKAVEDLSSSLHPSELLFKYLNCKALGMSEGEFAGKKLWVLKLDPAKYAGQFTKMEVWLSKTDYSPVRLFTEDPSGNATWYGILDMKVVKKISNDDFKYKPIAGVDEIDMR; the protein is encoded by the coding sequence ATGAAATTCTCCCCCCGTTTTTTTGTTTTTTTGTCGCTTGCCTTGGTGCAAGGTGTTTTCGCGTTGACAGCGGATCAGGTTTTGGATAAGTCAAAGGCTTGGTTCAAGTCGGGCAAGGCTTGGAGCCTTAATTTTAGGGCGCAGATGTTTCAAGTGGATTCTCCGGATGTTCAAACGCAGTCGGGAACGCTTGTTGTTGCCGAAGGGGACAAGTTCAAGCTAGACCTTCTGGGAATTAAGTTCTATAGCGATGGTGAAAGCCTTTGGCAGTGGAATGTGGAACAAAAGCAGGTCCTTATCAAGGCCGTGGAGGACTTGTCGAGTTCGCTTCATCCGTCGGAGCTGTTGTTTAAATATTTGAATTGCAAGGCGCTCGGGATGAGCGAAGGCGAATTTGCCGGGAAAAAACTTTGGGTGCTGAAACTCGACCCTGCAAAGTATGCGGGGCAGTTTACCAAGATGGAAGTTTGGCTTTCGAAGACGGATTATTCACCAGTGCGTCTCTTTACGGAAGATCCGTCGGGAAATGCTACTTGGTATGGCATTCTGGATATGAAGGTGGTCAAGAAAATTTCTAATGATGATTTCAAGTACAAGCCTATTGCGGGTGTTGACGAAATCGATATGAGGTAG
- a CDS encoding DNA replication/repair protein RecF, whose protein sequence is MISKVFISKVRSLESMDCNFDAGINVICGPNGCGKTTILESIHLLAQGFSFRSRDLRELITWKNNELILRGEFEDEGRTRMRAIRVYSRGSEVRENGESLKSPTSFFGTCPAVIMQPSDIELLRGGPEVRRHWLDEILCYRSAANAQVLRRYKRVLQQRNKWLKEFKQNGAAVGGEDLFRVLTQQLIELGAKLWAARIALSKEVSEIITRYYRKLSGGVDEITCAYKSSILKTLDALDAAEFMSDEMMDELPADAEIARAADGAAIYNASGSVTGTAAENASGSACAECANDADGVVSEEMLRNAFSRKLADLEFVERLQGMTMAGPHRDDLALCASGYEMRSVGSQGQCRSAAVAMRFAAVDVASRYLTKPILLLDDIFAELDVNRRDAVASLIREKQCQVVIATPQAEDLPFKADVEIKLEVGS, encoded by the coding sequence TTGATTTCTAAGGTGTTCATTTCGAAGGTGCGCAGTCTAGAATCGATGGACTGCAACTTCGATGCTGGCATAAATGTGATTTGCGGGCCAAATGGCTGCGGCAAGACTACAATTCTGGAATCAATCCATTTGCTTGCGCAAGGTTTCTCGTTTAGGTCGAGAGACCTGCGCGAACTTATTACGTGGAAAAATAACGAACTGATTTTGCGTGGTGAGTTTGAAGACGAAGGGCGTACGCGAATGCGCGCGATACGCGTGTATTCGCGTGGGAGCGAAGTGCGCGAAAACGGCGAATCGCTGAAATCGCCGACATCGTTTTTCGGGACATGCCCGGCGGTAATTATGCAGCCTTCGGACATCGAGCTATTGCGCGGAGGACCGGAGGTACGTAGGCATTGGCTCGATGAAATTCTCTGTTACCGATCGGCGGCGAATGCTCAGGTGTTGCGTCGTTACAAGCGTGTTTTACAACAACGTAACAAATGGCTCAAGGAATTTAAGCAAAATGGTGCTGCGGTTGGTGGCGAAGATTTGTTCCGCGTTTTGACGCAACAGCTGATTGAACTTGGCGCTAAATTGTGGGCGGCGCGTATTGCACTTTCGAAAGAAGTTTCTGAAATTATCACGCGGTATTACCGTAAATTATCGGGCGGGGTGGATGAAATTACTTGCGCTTACAAAAGTTCGATTTTAAAAACGCTAGATGCGCTTGATGCCGCAGAATTCATGTCTGATGAAATGATGGATGAATTGCCGGCCGATGCTGAAATTGCGAGAGCTGCTGATGGGGCTGCTATTTACAATGCTAGCGGGAGTGTTACGGGAACTGCGGCTGAAAATGCGTCGGGTTCTGCTTGTGCAGAATGCGCGAATGATGCTGACGGTGTCGTGAGCGAAGAAATGTTGCGGAATGCTTTTTCGCGAAAACTTGCCGATTTGGAATTTGTGGAACGCTTACAGGGAATGACCATGGCGGGACCGCATCGTGATGATTTGGCGCTTTGCGCCTCGGGCTACGAGATGCGCTCTGTCGGGTCGCAGGGGCAATGCCGCTCGGCGGCTGTTGCTATGCGTTTTGCGGCGGTGGATGTGGCTTCGCGCTACTTGACAAAACCGATTTTGCTATTGGATGATATTTTTGCAGAACTGGATGTGAACCGCCGTGATGCGGTGGCATCGCTCATTCGCGAAAAGCAGTGCCAGGTGGTGATAGCAACGCCGCAGGCGGAAGATTTGCCCTTCAAGGCGGATGTGGAGATTAAGTTAGAAGTAGGAAGTTAG
- the mscL gene encoding large conductance mechanosensitive channel protein MscL has protein sequence MGIKNKAASLIEEFKAFAFKGNIVDMAIGIIIGAAFGKIVNSFVSDVVMPTVTAIIAKCGGQNAGEGIKTLVYTTSEGIAIPYGTFIGEVLNFLIVAFAVFLLMKKFLGFMQNMRKKKEAEAAAAAAAPAAPPAPSAEEKLLTEIRDLLKNK, from the coding sequence ATGGGGATCAAAAACAAAGCAGCTTCACTCATTGAAGAATTCAAAGCATTCGCATTCAAGGGCAATATCGTCGACATGGCCATCGGTATCATCATCGGTGCAGCATTCGGCAAGATTGTCAATTCGTTCGTCAGCGATGTCGTAATGCCGACCGTTACCGCCATCATCGCCAAATGCGGTGGCCAGAACGCAGGCGAAGGCATCAAGACCCTCGTCTACACAACCTCCGAAGGCATCGCCATTCCTTACGGTACCTTCATCGGTGAAGTCCTGAACTTCCTGATTGTCGCTTTCGCCGTATTCCTCTTGATGAAGAAATTCCTCGGATTCATGCAGAACATGCGCAAGAAGAAAGAAGCTGAAGCTGCTGCCGCAGCCGCTGCACCGGCCGCTCCTCCGGCACCGAGCGCCGAAGAAAAGCTCCTCACCGAAATTCGCGACTTGCTGAAAAATAAGTAG
- a CDS encoding DMT family transporter, producing the protein MSWLILAFASAVFLGFYDLAKKKSVQDNAVRPVLLLCSVFYALFMLPVLLSGNCEPLTLHDHFFLMIKSIIVGGSWLFTYSAIAHMPLSISTTIRALAPLFTIMIAVGFLGERPQVMQWAGIAICVCSYIGLSLAGRKEMGHFFSNGWVAAMLIGTILAACSGVYDKLILQRMNFEPLTVQVWFSIYMCVVQFLTTMFTWYPTRKKTTPFQFRWSFLAVAALLIVADRCYFLAVSDSNALISIITVLRRSSVFISFLAGILVFKERKSKTKFFAMLGVVIGLCLISLGR; encoded by the coding sequence ATGTCATGGTTAATATTGGCTTTTGCCTCGGCTGTTTTTTTAGGCTTTTATGATTTGGCAAAGAAAAAATCGGTTCAGGATAATGCTGTTCGACCGGTTCTGTTACTTTGCAGTGTTTTTTACGCTTTATTCATGCTTCCGGTTCTCCTTTCGGGAAATTGCGAACCGCTTACTTTGCATGATCATTTCTTTTTGATGATAAAGTCTATTATCGTTGGCGGAAGTTGGCTTTTTACGTATAGCGCGATTGCGCACATGCCGCTCAGCATTTCGACGACGATTCGTGCGCTTGCTCCTTTATTTACAATCATGATTGCGGTGGGGTTCTTGGGCGAACGTCCGCAGGTGATGCAATGGGCGGGTATCGCGATTTGCGTTTGTTCGTACATTGGACTGAGCCTCGCGGGCCGGAAGGAGATGGGACACTTCTTTAGTAATGGTTGGGTGGCGGCGATGCTCATCGGGACGATTCTTGCGGCGTGCAGTGGCGTTTATGACAAACTGATTTTGCAGCGGATGAATTTTGAACCGCTGACGGTGCAGGTCTGGTTTAGCATATACATGTGCGTGGTGCAATTTTTGACGACGATGTTCACGTGGTATCCAACGCGCAAAAAAACGACTCCGTTCCAGTTCCGTTGGTCTTTTTTGGCGGTGGCTGCGCTTTTGATTGTGGCGGATCGTTGCTATTTTTTGGCGGTGAGCGATTCGAATGCGTTGATTTCTATTATTACGGTGCTGCGTCGTTCGAGCGTGTTCATCAGCTTCTTGGCTGGAATCCTGGTGTTCAAGGAACGCAAGAGCAAGACGAAATTTTTTGCGATGTTGGGCGTTGTGATTGGGCTTTGCCTGATTTCGCTAGGCCGTTAA
- the coaE gene encoding dephospho-CoA kinase (Dephospho-CoA kinase (CoaE) performs the final step in coenzyme A biosynthesis.), which yields MLKIGITGSIGAGKSFVGVLLRERNFQVLDADRMVHELYKDCAELRAEMAVFFGEECLTPTGVNSTLIADRIFADASAREKLEQIVYPYLAQSVKDFFEADACATGVAGTESARFVEAALFSRAPSLVEMLDEIWIVDAPESARLQRLVARGLSENDAARRIENQRGACAPELFPSKRIRTIANDGGRSQVESQLDELLEVL from the coding sequence ATGCTAAAGATTGGAATTACGGGGTCTATTGGCGCGGGCAAGTCCTTTGTGGGTGTACTTTTGCGTGAACGTAATTTCCAAGTGCTTGATGCCGACCGCATGGTGCATGAGCTTTACAAGGATTGCGCTGAACTTCGTGCGGAAATGGCTGTGTTCTTTGGCGAAGAATGTTTGACGCCAACGGGTGTGAATAGCACTTTAATTGCCGACCGCATTTTTGCGGATGCCTCTGCCCGTGAAAAATTGGAGCAGATAGTTTATCCGTACTTAGCGCAATCCGTGAAAGATTTTTTTGAAGCGGATGCTTGCGCTACGGGTGTTGCGGGGACAGAATCGGCGAGATTTGTGGAGGCTGCGCTTTTTTCACGTGCACCTTCACTAGTCGAAATGCTCGATGAAATCTGGATTGTCGATGCTCCTGAAAGTGCTCGTTTGCAACGCCTTGTCGCTCGGGGACTTAGCGAAAATGATGCGGCTCGCCGTATTGAAAATCAGCGCGGCGCCTGCGCTCCGGAACTATTCCCTAGCAAGCGGATTCGTACCATCGCAAATGACGGTGGTCGTTCGCAAGTGGAATCTCAACTAGACGAGTTGTTGGAGGTTTTATAA
- a CDS encoding DUF3392 family protein, whose amino-acid sequence MMPYIHQFASFLRVHLTSISVGLVATLLILYGSYINDYFKRITKSLPFVVRFALFVVLCSVGYAFASSQLVRLLRLGLRQLSDFPLIGVVIGSFVLLAFLAKREKDI is encoded by the coding sequence ATGATGCCTTATATTCACCAATTTGCAAGTTTTCTAAGAGTCCACCTGACTTCTATTTCTGTGGGGTTGGTGGCGACACTTCTTATTCTTTATGGTTCGTATATAAACGATTATTTTAAACGAATTACAAAAAGCTTACCGTTCGTTGTTCGCTTTGCGTTATTTGTGGTGCTTTGCAGCGTTGGCTACGCGTTTGCTAGTTCGCAGCTGGTCCGCCTTTTGAGGCTTGGGCTGCGCCAGCTTTCGGATTTTCCGCTGATCGGCGTTGTTATAGGTAGTTTTGTGCTTTTGGCTTTCCTCGCTAAAAGGGAAAAGGATATTTAA
- a CDS encoding glycoside hydrolase family 44 protein produces the protein MKFKQLLCSTAFAISATSALAAQNVIEIDDTHPGIVINKQNMMGADLAIWNPPSRYYDMTPALVDGGYTIFRFPNGSLSNDYHWNGAGKYDSTGLWTPSEESWAPGFLGETIYRGTTKDNYGFIRRSHLADGDKSTMWWGEILDPKDPPWVVIEFPEKKNLDSIIIEWGNLRPKSFELSYWTDEYAEYPGVHQNLENKLKRWGTVKVTSGETKYKFATTRARYVALRFKTTDLPSKGVQIREMKLFSGSDDLLAGNDYKFFAMSTRNGDKPRTDWTGIKWHFEEFMTYINQLPKLVNGQKAQAVICVNAGTGTSKEAAAWVRYANKVKKYNIKQWQIGNELDGEWEESGPLSARQYAARFVEYARAMKAVDPSIILHGPLFSTHKMQQKGAGLMDGKYWMAEFLRIVGEAEKADGKRYLDVVDLHTYPYWAPNNLNAADMLKASLDVAHNADTLNAWMNKYLEGKRRVFLSEFSTSVQGTQVWMDYPQAAGMANIFAQYAVRFGDRFQALPWDAFGDIFEGPDHTWGVISLSALVKNGSWNRWASLEPTAEYFGVYMAFKRFLESGYAVVPVKSTTESIVPYAICKGNSCNVLLVNLTDTKQIVQIDRKSEKKKSSNARVEVDVFGAEQFKWIGDQRDAYPYPKMGPSGRRIEGKNSDIEVPPFGTVVVRMNPPAQANNAPEALAIALEKKVMTAGDTLDLFMTAVQDGGELASAEIQIDKWEKKNLTIHATPDDGKWNSSIESFHVQVPVTDKVVKGAQELKITLTGKNKKKATFKVPFRIRGAYRTTSVMQNFDNGLDNVSWFPVVNGDNATSMDAKIINGNPPLGGYIRHDFIVEQPPELGWPNYSGAYYAVPEEVKKSVGIVFDYATTHNNPKGYHELQIMSSQVEDYDEFMIRLKNTHGNWVRDTLIWENMKQEGWGKTIPQLDPTKIKNFAFRARHSGKGYISLDNIYLLGEDGKEVPMPRGLRRLR, from the coding sequence ATTCCCGAACGGGAGCCTTAGCAATGACTACCACTGGAACGGCGCCGGTAAATACGACAGCACCGGACTTTGGACTCCTAGCGAAGAAAGTTGGGCACCGGGATTTCTCGGCGAAACGATTTACCGCGGCACCACCAAGGACAACTACGGTTTTATCCGTCGCAGCCACCTAGCCGATGGCGACAAAAGCACGATGTGGTGGGGAGAAATTCTCGATCCGAAAGATCCGCCTTGGGTCGTTATTGAGTTCCCTGAAAAGAAAAACCTCGATTCCATCATCATCGAATGGGGCAATCTCCGTCCGAAATCTTTTGAACTTTCATACTGGACAGACGAATACGCCGAATACCCAGGCGTTCACCAGAATCTTGAAAACAAGCTAAAAAGATGGGGAACCGTCAAGGTCACGAGCGGCGAAACAAAATACAAGTTCGCCACAACTCGCGCACGCTATGTGGCGCTCCGCTTCAAGACAACCGACTTACCTTCTAAAGGTGTGCAAATTCGGGAAATGAAACTCTTTAGCGGTTCTGACGATTTGCTCGCCGGGAATGATTACAAGTTCTTCGCCATGTCCACGCGCAACGGCGACAAGCCGCGCACCGACTGGACTGGCATCAAATGGCATTTCGAAGAGTTCATGACGTACATCAACCAGCTTCCGAAATTAGTGAATGGTCAAAAGGCTCAAGCAGTCATTTGCGTCAACGCAGGTACAGGCACTTCTAAGGAAGCAGCCGCTTGGGTACGCTACGCAAACAAAGTCAAAAAGTACAACATCAAGCAATGGCAAATCGGCAACGAGCTCGATGGCGAATGGGAAGAATCCGGTCCGCTTTCGGCAAGGCAATACGCAGCACGATTTGTCGAATACGCCCGCGCCATGAAGGCCGTTGACCCAAGCATCATTTTGCATGGTCCGCTATTCAGCACGCACAAAATGCAGCAAAAAGGCGCCGGACTCATGGATGGCAAATATTGGATGGCCGAATTCTTACGCATTGTCGGTGAAGCCGAAAAGGCCGATGGCAAGCGCTATCTCGATGTCGTCGACTTGCACACTTATCCGTACTGGGCACCGAACAACTTGAATGCCGCAGATATGCTCAAGGCAAGCCTTGATGTCGCGCACAACGCCGATACGCTGAACGCCTGGATGAACAAGTATCTTGAAGGCAAGCGTCGCGTGTTCCTCTCGGAATTCAGCACGTCCGTGCAAGGGACGCAAGTTTGGATGGATTACCCGCAAGCCGCCGGCATGGCAAACATTTTCGCGCAATACGCGGTCCGCTTTGGCGACCGATTCCAAGCGCTCCCATGGGACGCATTCGGCGATATTTTTGAAGGTCCGGACCACACATGGGGCGTCATTAGCTTGTCAGCACTTGTCAAAAATGGATCTTGGAATCGTTGGGCAAGCCTTGAACCCACCGCCGAATACTTCGGTGTCTACATGGCATTCAAGCGATTCCTTGAAAGCGGCTACGCCGTTGTTCCCGTCAAGAGCACCACAGAATCCATCGTGCCATACGCCATTTGCAAAGGCAACAGCTGCAACGTGCTTCTCGTGAACCTCACCGATACTAAGCAAATCGTACAAATCGACCGCAAGAGCGAAAAGAAAAAGTCAAGCAACGCACGCGTAGAAGTTGACGTGTTTGGCGCAGAACAATTCAAGTGGATTGGTGATCAACGCGACGCTTACCCGTACCCGAAAATGGGCCCGAGCGGACGCCGCATCGAAGGCAAAAACAGCGATATCGAAGTACCGCCATTCGGAACAGTCGTTGTCCGCATGAACCCGCCAGCACAGGCAAACAATGCTCCAGAAGCTCTCGCCATCGCACTCGAAAAGAAGGTGATGACCGCAGGTGATACGCTTGATCTCTTTATGACCGCCGTGCAAGATGGTGGCGAACTCGCGAGCGCAGAAATTCAAATTGACAAGTGGGAAAAGAAAAACCTCACAATTCATGCGACTCCGGACGATGGCAAATGGAATTCTTCTATCGAAAGTTTCCACGTTCAAGTTCCAGTCACAGACAAAGTAGTTAAAGGTGCACAAGAACTCAAAATCACGCTTACCGGCAAGAACAAAAAGAAAGCAACCTTTAAAGTACCATTCCGCATTCGCGGTGCTTACCGCACCACAAGCGTCATGCAGAATTTCGATAACGGTTTAGACAACGTATCGTGGTTCCCGGTCGTAAACGGCGACAACGCCACCTCCATGGATGCAAAAATCATCAACGGCAACCCGCCTCTCGGCGGCTATATCCGCCACGACTTTATCGTCGAGCAGCCACCTGAGCTTGGCTGGCCGAACTACTCCGGAGCTTACTACGCCGTTCCCGAAGAAGTCAAAAAATCCGTCGGTATTGTTTTCGATTACGCCACAACGCACAATAACCCCAAAGGCTACCACGAACTACAAATCATGTCAAGCCAAGTCGAAGACTACGACGAATTCATGATCCGCCTCAAGAACACGCACGGCAACTGGGTCCGCGATACACTCATTTGGGAAAACATGAAGCAGGAAGGCTGGGGCAAAACGATTCCGCAACTCGACCCGACCAAAATCAAGAACTTCGCGTTCCGCGCACGCCACAGTGGCAAAGGCTACATCAGCCTCGACAACATCTACTTGCTCGGCGAAGACGGCAAGGAAGTTCCGATGCCCCGCGGCCTGAGAAGATTGAGATAA